The proteins below come from a single Roseiflexus sp. RS-1 genomic window:
- the ileS gene encoding isoleucine--tRNA ligase yields the protein MAFQPVDTRVNFPRLEEQVLDLWQTRRIVERSLESGDKPFVFYEGPPTANGRPGIHHAISRIFKDVICRYRAMQGYRIIGRREGWDTHGLPVEIEVEKKLGFSGKPDIEKYGVAEFNAQCRKSVWEYIQDWRQFTRRIAYWVSDDAYITYENDYIESLWWIFRQLWDRGLLFRDYKVSMHCPRCGTSLSDHEVSLGFRDDVDDPSVWVKFRVRETNQEALRGAAFLAWTTTPWTLPANVALAVKPDATYVLASFDGERLVLAEALVHTVLGDGVTIEQTFRGADLVGTRYENLFDGVPAPGDTVDWSRAYTVVADDFVSLEDGTGIVHIAPAYGDLEIGRKYGLPTLFSVDLSGNVLPEFASLGFAGKFFKQADPDITRNLRTRGLLLKSGRVKHSYPFCWRCDTPLLYYAKRSWYIRTTAMKDRLVANNRLINWVPEHIREGRFGNWLENNIDWAVSRERYWGTPIPIWVAEDGYAECIGSLAELEQKVGRSLKDLDLHRPYVDELTWVDPQHGLMRRIPDVADCWFDSGAMPVAQWHYPMENAEIYELAKQADYICEAVDQTRGWFYTLHALSTLLFDRPAFKNVICLGHILDAEGQKMSKSRGNVVDPWMVMNEHGADALRWYLFTAAPPGSPRRFSAGLVAESLRKFLLTLWNTYAFFVTYANLDGWSPGNNGVAEHLDPATLTPIDRWALARLNSLVRDVTAAFEAYDVTTAGRAIEDFVDELSNWYVRRNRRRFWKSEHDRDKQAAYATLYTCLLTVAKLVAPFIPFVADAIYRNLVGLEAQEASPDTPESVHLAAWPVVNEALLDDRLVDDTEVLLKAVSVGRAARRAAGIKVRQPLREMWVRAPTPAALEGLRRFEAELREELNVKAVRYLDSATSLVEYRFKPNLRLVGRKYGKLVPALTEALRDLTGDAARAAAQAVEEGRNITLSIEGQTIELLPEEVLVESSSPQGYAVAEDGGVLVALDTTLTPELTMEGLARELVRNIQDARKDAGFAISDRIIVYLGGADGDAEVEAMLRAWGDYVREETLADDLRLCAPPDHVHTTTLELDGGRTLIIGVSRR from the coding sequence ATGGCGTTTCAGCCCGTCGATACCAGGGTCAACTTTCCACGACTCGAAGAGCAGGTGCTCGACCTGTGGCAAACCAGGCGGATCGTCGAGCGAAGCCTGGAGTCTGGCGATAAACCGTTTGTCTTTTACGAGGGTCCGCCGACGGCGAATGGTCGTCCCGGCATCCACCACGCAATCTCGCGCATTTTCAAGGATGTCATCTGTCGCTACCGGGCAATGCAGGGCTACCGGATCATCGGACGACGCGAAGGATGGGATACCCACGGTCTGCCGGTGGAGATCGAGGTTGAAAAGAAACTCGGTTTCAGCGGCAAGCCCGATATCGAGAAGTACGGCGTGGCGGAGTTCAACGCACAGTGCCGCAAGAGCGTCTGGGAGTATATTCAGGACTGGCGGCAGTTCACCCGCCGCATTGCGTACTGGGTCAGTGACGATGCCTATATCACATATGAGAATGACTATATCGAGTCGCTCTGGTGGATCTTCCGTCAGTTATGGGATCGTGGATTACTCTTCCGCGACTACAAGGTATCGATGCACTGCCCGCGCTGTGGAACATCTCTCTCGGATCACGAGGTATCGCTCGGTTTCAGGGACGACGTTGATGATCCGAGTGTGTGGGTAAAGTTCCGTGTGCGCGAGACGAACCAGGAGGCGCTGCGCGGCGCGGCATTCCTGGCGTGGACGACGACGCCCTGGACGTTGCCAGCGAACGTGGCGCTGGCGGTCAAGCCTGATGCAACCTATGTGCTCGCCTCGTTCGACGGCGAGCGTCTGGTGCTGGCGGAGGCGCTGGTCCACACGGTGCTGGGCGATGGCGTGACGATTGAGCAGACATTCCGTGGCGCCGATCTGGTGGGAACACGCTACGAAAACCTGTTTGATGGCGTACCCGCTCCCGGCGACACGGTCGACTGGTCGCGCGCCTATACCGTTGTCGCCGATGATTTTGTGTCGCTGGAGGATGGCACCGGCATTGTGCACATCGCACCTGCCTATGGCGACCTTGAGATCGGCAGGAAGTACGGCTTGCCGACCCTCTTCTCGGTTGACCTGTCAGGCAATGTGCTGCCAGAGTTTGCATCGCTCGGCTTTGCTGGCAAGTTCTTCAAACAGGCAGACCCGGATATCACGCGCAACCTGAGGACGCGTGGTTTGTTGCTGAAGAGCGGGCGCGTCAAGCACTCGTACCCCTTCTGCTGGCGTTGCGACACGCCGCTCCTCTACTACGCCAAACGCTCGTGGTACATCCGCACCACCGCAATGAAGGATCGTCTGGTGGCGAACAACCGGTTGATCAACTGGGTGCCGGAGCACATTCGCGAAGGACGGTTCGGTAACTGGCTGGAAAACAACATCGACTGGGCGGTGAGTCGTGAGCGCTACTGGGGGACGCCGATCCCAATCTGGGTAGCGGAAGACGGCTACGCCGAGTGCATCGGCTCGCTGGCAGAACTGGAGCAAAAAGTGGGGCGCAGCCTGAAAGACCTCGATCTGCACCGTCCCTATGTCGATGAACTCACCTGGGTCGATCCGCAGCACGGTCTGATGCGGCGCATCCCCGACGTTGCTGATTGCTGGTTCGACTCAGGTGCGATGCCGGTGGCGCAGTGGCACTATCCGATGGAGAACGCCGAGATCTACGAACTGGCAAAGCAGGCGGATTACATCTGCGAAGCGGTGGATCAGACCCGTGGATGGTTCTACACGCTGCACGCGCTCTCAACCCTGCTGTTCGACCGCCCGGCGTTCAAGAATGTCATCTGCCTGGGGCACATTCTCGACGCCGAAGGGCAGAAGATGAGCAAGTCGCGCGGCAATGTCGTCGATCCCTGGATGGTGATGAACGAGCATGGCGCCGACGCGCTGCGCTGGTATCTGTTCACCGCTGCGCCCCCCGGCAGTCCGCGACGCTTTTCGGCAGGGCTGGTCGCTGAGAGTTTACGCAAGTTCCTGCTGACGCTGTGGAATACCTATGCGTTCTTTGTGACCTACGCCAACCTGGATGGCTGGAGTCCGGGGAACAATGGCGTTGCGGAACACCTCGATCCGGCGACGCTCACTCCGATCGATCGCTGGGCGCTGGCGCGGCTGAACAGTCTGGTGCGCGATGTGACCGCCGCCTTTGAAGCCTATGATGTCACGACGGCGGGACGCGCCATCGAGGATTTCGTTGATGAACTGTCGAACTGGTACGTGCGGCGCAACCGGCGCCGCTTCTGGAAGAGCGAGCACGACCGTGACAAGCAGGCAGCATATGCAACGCTCTACACCTGTCTGCTCACCGTCGCAAAACTGGTGGCGCCATTCATTCCGTTCGTGGCAGATGCGATCTACCGCAACCTGGTTGGGCTGGAGGCACAGGAAGCCTCCCCCGATACGCCGGAGAGCGTTCACCTCGCGGCATGGCCCGTCGTCAACGAGGCGCTCCTCGATGACCGCCTGGTGGACGATACAGAAGTGCTGTTGAAAGCCGTTTCGGTCGGTCGCGCAGCGCGGCGCGCAGCGGGCATCAAAGTGCGTCAACCGCTGCGCGAGATGTGGGTGCGCGCCCCAACCCCCGCCGCGCTTGAAGGGTTGCGTCGCTTTGAGGCGGAACTGCGCGAAGAACTCAACGTCAAAGCAGTGCGCTACCTCGACAGCGCAACCAGCCTGGTCGAGTACCGCTTCAAACCCAACCTGCGCCTGGTCGGTCGCAAATACGGCAAACTGGTGCCAGCGCTCACTGAGGCGCTCCGCGACCTGACGGGCGATGCAGCGCGCGCGGCGGCGCAGGCGGTCGAAGAGGGGCGGAACATCACCCTCTCCATTGAAGGGCAGACCATCGAACTTCTGCCGGAAGAGGTGCTGGTCGAAAGCAGTTCTCCGCAGGGGTACGCGGTCGCCGAGGATGGCGGCGTTCTGGTTGCGCTCGACACCACCCTGACGCCGGAATTGACGATGGAAGGGCTGGCGCGCGAACTGGTGCGCAATATTCAGGATGCGCGCAAAGATGCCGGGTTTGCTATCAGCGACCGGATCATCGTCTATCTGGGCGGCGCCGACGGCGACGCTGAGGTAGAAGCCATGCTGCGCGCCTGGGGCGACTATGTGCGTGAAGAGACGCTGGCGGACGACCTGCGCCTCTGTGCGCCGCCGGATCACGTACACACCACAACGCTGGAACTCGATGGGGGGCGCACGCTCATCATCGGCGTCAGCCGGCGTTAA
- the gyrA gene encoding DNA gyrase subunit A → MEIGIVRPRNITDEMRSAYLDYAMSVIVSRALPDARDGLKPVQTRILYGMWDMGIRANQPFKKCARIVGEILGKMHPHGDSAVYDALVRLAQPWNMRYPLVEGQGNFGSIDGDPPAAMRYTEARLTPIAEEMLADIEKNTVDFRDNFDGLYREPVVLPARIPNLLLNGAAGIAVGMATNIPPHNLNEVCDAITHLIDNPDATIEDLARIMPGPDFPTAGMILGTEGIMNAYSTGRGHITIRAKAHIEEAARGAFHIVVTELPYQVNKARLQERIAELARDRKIEGIRDVRDESDRSGMRLVIILKQDAQPKKVLNALYKHTQMQTTFGVNMLALVEGGRQPRLLTLKRLLQEYIDHRREVIRRRTEFDLDKARARAHILEGLKIAIDNLDAVIATIRNSRSRDHARTNLMNGFALSEAQANAILEMQLGRLAALERQRIEEEYREVIQLIGELEDILANPRKILHLIKQDLADLKAKYGDPRRTRIIPDADGEVSDEDLIPDVRVLITLTDRGYVKRQSPDIYRTQRRGGRGIRGATIREQDVVRHILAASTMDDLLFFTDRGKVYQIKAHELPDASRTAKGLPLVNLIALEPGEQVTSVLAVPDFEKAEYLIMATVRGKIKRTSIKEYSQVRSNGLIAIGLEDGDELGWVAMTQGHEDVLLTTARGQTIRFRQEEVRPMGRPATGVIGIALAEGDRVVSMDLARENAALLVVTANGYGKRTALEEYPVKGRATGGVITIRLRPGDEVAVAHVVHEHSLLTFITESGMVMRTEADGISMFGRNTQGVTIVNLAPNDRVAALCVEEPDESEERSDRVLIDPTRG, encoded by the coding sequence ATGGAAATCGGGATCGTTCGACCGCGCAACATTACCGACGAGATGCGCAGCGCGTACCTCGACTATGCGATGAGCGTGATCGTCTCGCGCGCGCTCCCCGATGCGCGCGACGGTCTCAAACCGGTTCAGACGCGCATCCTCTATGGTATGTGGGACATGGGGATACGGGCGAATCAGCCGTTCAAGAAGTGCGCGCGTATCGTTGGCGAAATCCTGGGCAAGATGCACCCTCACGGCGATAGTGCCGTGTACGATGCGCTGGTGCGTCTGGCGCAACCCTGGAATATGCGCTACCCACTCGTCGAGGGGCAGGGGAATTTTGGCAGCATCGACGGCGACCCGCCAGCGGCGATGCGTTATACCGAGGCGCGTCTTACGCCGATCGCCGAAGAAATGCTCGCCGACATCGAAAAGAATACTGTCGATTTCCGCGACAACTTCGATGGGCTGTACCGTGAACCGGTCGTTCTGCCTGCGCGTATTCCCAATCTGCTGCTGAACGGCGCCGCTGGCATCGCCGTCGGTATGGCGACCAACATCCCGCCGCATAATCTGAACGAGGTGTGCGACGCGATCACGCATCTGATCGATAACCCTGATGCAACGATTGAAGACCTGGCCAGAATCATGCCCGGTCCCGACTTCCCCACTGCGGGTATGATCCTGGGAACGGAAGGCATCATGAATGCCTACAGCACCGGGCGCGGGCACATTACTATTCGCGCAAAAGCGCATATCGAAGAGGCGGCGCGGGGAGCATTCCACATTGTTGTGACCGAACTTCCCTATCAGGTCAATAAGGCGCGCCTTCAGGAGCGTATCGCCGAACTGGCGCGTGATCGCAAGATCGAAGGCATTCGCGATGTGCGTGATGAATCCGACCGTAGCGGCATGCGGCTGGTTATTATTCTGAAGCAGGACGCGCAGCCCAAAAAGGTGTTGAATGCGCTCTACAAACACACGCAAATGCAGACGACGTTCGGCGTCAACATGCTGGCGCTGGTCGAAGGGGGGCGGCAGCCACGTCTGTTGACGCTCAAACGCCTGTTGCAGGAGTACATCGACCATCGCCGCGAGGTCATCCGTCGTCGGACTGAGTTCGATCTCGATAAGGCGCGCGCACGCGCCCACATCCTCGAAGGTCTCAAAATTGCGATCGATAATCTCGACGCGGTGATTGCAACGATCCGCAATTCACGCTCGCGCGACCATGCGCGCACCAACCTGATGAATGGATTTGCGCTCAGTGAGGCGCAGGCAAACGCAATTCTGGAGATGCAACTGGGGCGACTCGCCGCGCTCGAACGGCAGCGGATCGAAGAGGAGTACCGTGAGGTCATCCAGTTGATCGGCGAACTCGAGGATATCCTGGCAAACCCGCGCAAGATTCTGCACCTGATCAAGCAGGACCTCGCCGACCTGAAGGCGAAGTACGGCGATCCGCGTCGCACGCGCATCATCCCCGATGCGGATGGCGAAGTGAGCGACGAGGATCTGATCCCGGACGTTCGGGTGCTGATCACGCTTACCGATCGCGGGTATGTCAAACGCCAGTCGCCCGACATCTACCGGACGCAGCGACGCGGCGGGCGCGGCATCCGTGGCGCGACCATTCGTGAGCAGGATGTGGTGCGGCACATTCTGGCCGCCAGTACCATGGACGACCTGCTTTTCTTCACCGATCGCGGCAAGGTGTATCAGATCAAAGCGCACGAACTCCCCGACGCCAGCCGAACCGCCAAGGGGCTGCCGCTGGTCAACCTGATTGCGCTCGAACCGGGCGAACAGGTCACATCGGTGCTGGCAGTCCCCGATTTCGAGAAGGCGGAATACCTGATTATGGCGACGGTGCGCGGCAAGATCAAGCGCACGTCCATCAAAGAGTACAGTCAGGTGCGTTCCAATGGATTGATTGCCATTGGTCTCGAAGATGGCGATGAATTGGGCTGGGTGGCGATGACCCAGGGGCACGAGGATGTGCTGCTTACCACTGCCCGTGGGCAGACCATCCGGTTCCGCCAGGAAGAGGTGCGCCCAATGGGGCGACCGGCCACCGGTGTCATCGGTATCGCGCTCGCCGAAGGGGATCGAGTGGTCTCGATGGACCTGGCGCGCGAAAACGCGGCGCTGCTGGTGGTAACCGCCAATGGCTATGGGAAGCGCACCGCGCTGGAAGAATACCCGGTCAAGGGGCGCGCCACCGGCGGAGTCATCACGATCCGGCTCCGCCCCGGCGATGAGGTTGCCGTCGCCCATGTTGTGCATGAGCATTCGCTGCTGACGTTTATCACCGAGAGCGGCATGGTGATGCGCACCGAAGCCGACGGTATTTCAATGTTCGGGCGCAATACGCAGGGTGTGACGATTGTCAACCTGGCGCCGAACGACCGCGTGGCGGCGCTGTGCGTCGAGGAGCCGGACGAGAGCGAAGAACGCAGTGATCGTGTGTTGATCGACCCGACCAGGGGGTAA
- a CDS encoding metallophosphoesterase, producing MRSMVWSISDLHLSFARPKPMDIFGSRWKDHPERIAAAWRARVKPDDVVLLAGDTSWAMKLQDALVDLQWIAALPGRKIISRGNHDYWWSSERTNRVRRSLPPGIDILEASAIDIGEAVVCATRGWNTPETPGFQESTDRPYYERELMRLDTALAAAQHLASGKRPIIVMIHFPPFAGRRPTEFARRIAAAKAAACVYGHLHRPEDWAVATQGLVDGVYYQLTSCDYLGFGPVAVRGLRPVVE from the coding sequence ATGCGCAGCATGGTATGGAGCATCTCAGACCTGCATCTTTCCTTCGCCCGACCCAAGCCGATGGACATTTTCGGCAGTCGCTGGAAGGACCACCCGGAGCGCATCGCCGCCGCCTGGCGTGCGCGGGTCAAGCCCGATGACGTTGTGCTGCTCGCTGGCGACACCTCGTGGGCAATGAAGCTTCAGGACGCGCTGGTCGATCTCCAGTGGATCGCGGCGCTGCCGGGGCGCAAGATCATCTCGCGCGGCAACCACGACTACTGGTGGAGTTCGGAACGCACCAACCGGGTGCGGCGTTCACTCCCTCCGGGCATCGATATTCTCGAAGCGAGCGCGATTGACATTGGCGAAGCGGTGGTGTGCGCCACACGCGGCTGGAATACGCCGGAAACCCCCGGATTTCAAGAGTCGACCGACCGCCCGTACTACGAGCGCGAATTGATGCGGCTCGACACGGCGCTGGCGGCGGCGCAACATCTGGCGTCCGGCAAACGCCCCATCATTGTCATGATCCACTTCCCGCCGTTCGCGGGGCGCCGCCCGACCGAATTCGCGCGCCGGATTGCGGCTGCAAAGGCGGCCGCCTGCGTGTATGGGCATCTGCACCGCCCCGAAGATTGGGCGGTAGCAACACAGGGGCTGGTCGATGGCGTCTACTACCAGTTGACGTCGTGTGACTACCTGGGGTTTGGACCAGTGGCGGTGCGCGGACTACGTCCCGTCGTGGAGTAG